The proteins below come from a single Alkalinema sp. FACHB-956 genomic window:
- a CDS encoding V4R domain-containing protein codes for MTVTLIHQSSAKHANPKKHNHYGFQDFFQFDPDKGTIVDWNNSQNIMATEDFIIGLVEGLEEEVGTASAATMYTIGCEWGQKDAFFFEKWFEKEFDRPVRQTSLMFLLETWWWPFTAQGWGRWEVDLGDRRQGFMFINLFDSAVARTLGDVGKPVCFLYAGLFAGFFTEMVKKQLSCIEIQCYSMGETYCKFLLGGKERIDAAAFWMNEGATAKDIEKRLRSGELK; via the coding sequence ATGACTGTGACACTGATTCACCAAAGTTCTGCGAAACACGCCAATCCTAAAAAACATAACCACTACGGATTCCAGGATTTCTTTCAGTTTGATCCCGATAAAGGCACGATCGTGGATTGGAACAATAGCCAAAACATCATGGCAACCGAAGATTTTATCATCGGGTTAGTGGAGGGATTGGAAGAAGAAGTGGGAACGGCGTCCGCTGCAACCATGTACACGATCGGTTGTGAATGGGGGCAAAAAGATGCGTTCTTTTTTGAAAAGTGGTTCGAGAAGGAATTCGATCGGCCCGTTCGGCAAACTAGCTTAATGTTCCTGTTAGAAACCTGGTGGTGGCCGTTTACGGCCCAGGGCTGGGGGCGTTGGGAAGTGGATCTGGGCGATCGTCGCCAAGGCTTTATGTTCATCAACCTCTTTGATTCTGCCGTGGCCCGCACACTTGGGGATGTCGGTAAACCCGTTTGTTTTCTCTACGCAGGGTTGTTTGCTGGCTTTTTTACCGAAATGGTGAAAAAGCAACTCAGTTGCATTGAAATCCAATGCTATTCCATGGGTGAAACCTATTGCAAATTTTTGCTGGGTGGGAAGGAACGCATTGACGCAGCAGCCTTTTGGATGAATGAAGGTGCAACGGCTAAGGACATTGAAAAACGTCTGCGTTCAGGAGAATTGAAATGA
- a CDS encoding serine/threonine-protein kinase encodes MATQKKSSKYRLLGLIGRGQFGRVHCAMHRSTGQLVALKELDPIRFPTHQFLRELRFLLTLHHPNIVTCWACEHSPTGRYLVMDYCEGGTLRNLLDAYGALPPILAFSIVQDILAGLAHAHSCGIIHCDIKPENILLHLHHQGWTARLSDFGIARLSQEFTCHSGLTGSPAYMAPERFYGQQSMTVDTYAVGILLYEMLVGDRPFRGTPGELMAAHFSQPIVLPAQIPENLQTFLRKALAKLQAQRFQSAGDMLSALQHIQQANSAQSHHLDNLDHGADHHPLVWLAQLVAGQSIAWQTLPTINWVPPTPLPLSPPALAGDAPQTLCATSPQGNWRATLEITTGQLEIRSGNHHPSRYSLKLPTPIAPESLVQLIPISSKHLAIVMRSPGQPQEPGTSPTTRLLIVNRRGKRLGDLQLDLNLQQLWPGSKPYQVWATEAGDRTSLLLIQFKPLKIRRIVLNTSPHCVINTDQGTIVLNLQGQGCLLDETGEFRSTLQIPIEAQSPAAQVELSASVSQPI; translated from the coding sequence GTGGCTACGCAAAAAAAAAGCTCCAAATACCGACTCCTTGGGCTAATTGGTCGGGGGCAGTTTGGTCGTGTCCACTGTGCAATGCATCGATCGACGGGGCAGTTGGTTGCCCTGAAGGAGTTGGATCCTATTCGTTTTCCGACTCACCAATTTTTGCGGGAATTACGCTTTCTACTAACACTTCACCATCCCAACATTGTGACGTGCTGGGCCTGTGAGCATTCTCCCACCGGGCGCTACCTGGTGATGGATTACTGTGAAGGGGGCACGCTGCGCAATCTGTTGGATGCCTACGGTGCCTTGCCTCCGATTCTTGCATTTTCGATCGTTCAGGATATTTTGGCGGGCTTGGCCCATGCCCATAGCTGTGGCATTATCCACTGCGATATCAAGCCCGAAAATATTTTGCTGCATCTCCATCACCAAGGCTGGACTGCCAGACTTTCCGACTTTGGCATTGCGCGATTAAGCCAAGAGTTTACTTGTCATAGTGGCTTGACAGGGTCTCCGGCCTACATGGCTCCTGAGCGCTTTTATGGCCAGCAATCGATGACGGTGGATACCTATGCGGTCGGGATCTTGCTCTATGAAATGTTGGTGGGCGATCGACCCTTTCGGGGAACTCCAGGAGAACTGATGGCCGCCCATTTCAGTCAACCCATTGTGTTACCCGCACAAATTCCTGAAAACTTACAAACCTTCCTACGCAAAGCGCTAGCGAAGCTACAAGCCCAGCGGTTCCAGTCCGCAGGGGATATGCTGTCAGCACTCCAACATATTCAACAGGCGAATTCTGCACAATCCCATCATTTAGATAATTTAGATCATGGAGCTGATCATCACCCCCTAGTCTGGCTCGCACAGCTCGTGGCAGGGCAAAGCATTGCATGGCAGACACTGCCCACCATTAACTGGGTTCCGCCCACTCCGCTCCCGTTGAGTCCGCCTGCACTAGCGGGGGATGCGCCCCAAACGCTCTGCGCCACTTCCCCCCAAGGCAATTGGAGGGCAACCCTAGAAATCACCACTGGGCAGCTCGAAATTCGATCGGGGAACCATCATCCATCCCGCTACAGCCTCAAACTGCCCACCCCGATCGCCCCGGAATCCCTGGTGCAACTCATTCCAATCAGCAGCAAACATTTAGCGATCGTGATGCGGAGTCCGGGGCAACCGCAAGAACCTGGGACCAGTCCCACCACACGACTCCTGATCGTCAATCGGCGGGGCAAGCGCTTGGGCGATCTCCAGCTAGACCTCAATCTCCAGCAGCTTTGGCCGGGATCCAAACCCTATCAAGTCTGGGCTACTGAGGCAGGCGATCGAACCAGCCTCCTATTAATTCAGTTCAAACCGCTTAAGATTCGTCGCATTGTGCTCAACACTAGTCCCCATTGCGTGATCAATACGGATCAAGGGACGATCGTGCTCAACCTGCAAGGCCAGGGCTGCTTGTTGGACGAGACAGGGGAATTCCGGTCTACCCTGCAAATCCCGATCGAGGCTCAATCTCCCGCTGCCCAAGTTGAGCTATCTGCTTCCGTGAGCCAGCCCATCTGA
- a CDS encoding zf-HC2 domain-containing protein, protein MLSAPNEFPESGRGVMNIQRDRFELLSAYLDGEVTADERRQVESWLAEDAKMQQLHQRLVKLRQGFQSLPAPQPVQPIDQTIEQVMQKVDRRPRLTVLWGGGMAAAAAVAVAMVSNLTPMGYSPQMANNANKTGKTEVAKVAPQSPSVAETTSSPAAPSDNGLLVALDQPVLVISKSAVADDNGNGSVRNADIR, encoded by the coding sequence ATGCTGTCCGCCCCCAATGAATTTCCAGAATCGGGTCGTGGTGTGATGAATATCCAGCGCGATCGCTTTGAACTCCTCAGTGCTTACTTAGACGGTGAAGTCACCGCTGATGAGCGGCGTCAGGTGGAGAGCTGGCTGGCGGAAGATGCCAAGATGCAGCAACTCCATCAGCGATTAGTCAAGCTCCGTCAAGGATTTCAATCGTTGCCTGCGCCTCAACCTGTGCAACCGATTGATCAAACCATTGAACAAGTCATGCAGAAGGTCGATCGGCGACCTCGTTTAACTGTCCTGTGGGGCGGGGGGATGGCGGCTGCGGCTGCGGTTGCAGTGGCCATGGTCTCTAACCTGACTCCGATGGGATATAGCCCCCAAATGGCCAATAACGCGAACAAAACTGGCAAGACTGAAGTTGCTAAGGTTGCTCCCCAATCTCCATCGGTGGCAGAAACGACATCTTCTCCTGCGGCTCCCAGCGACAATGGTCTATTGGTTGCCTTAGATCAACCCGTATTGGTGATTTCCAAGAGTGCCGTAGCTGACGATAACGGCAATGGCTCGGTGAGAAATGCTGATATCCGCTAG
- a CDS encoding NAD(P)H-quinone oxidoreductase subunit 5, with amino-acid sequence MEPIYEYAWIIPVLPLMGAMLVGLGLISFNKDMNRLRKATSTFIVSLIGTAMVLSFSILWSQWQGHAPYTRMIEWAAAGDFRLQMGYTIDALTSMMLVVVTTVAFLVMIYTDGYMSHDPSYVRFYAYLSLFSSSMLGLVISPNLVQVYVFWELVGMCSYLLIGFWYDRKPAADACQKAFVTNRVGDFGLLLGILGLYWCTRSFDFGTIGERLQDLVANGTISGGLAALLAILVFLGPVAKSAQFPLHVWLPDAMEGPTPISALIHAATMVAAGVFLIARMFPVFEHIPVAMDVIAWTGAITAFIGATTAITQNDIKKGLAYSTMSQLGYMVMAMGVGAYSAGLFHLMTHAYFKAMLFLGSGSVIHGMEGVVGHNPAYAQDMRLMGGLRKYMPITAITFLIGTLAICGIPPFAGFWSKDEILHQAYEANPALWGVGFVTAGITAFYMFRMYFSTFEGEFRGQDAAVLNLIEGEQLRRMGIAAGPGAMHSKELSAKADHGHDHDDHHASEPHESPITMTLPLMVLAVPSIGIGLLGTPFANYFEAFVHAPGEVFHQEAVDLPEFLIMGGSSVGIGLIGITIALMMYLQKKIDPASIAEKFPSLYNLSKNKWYFDEIYDAVFVKGSRRIARQVLEVDYKVVDGVVNLTGLVTLLTGEGLKYFENGRAQFYALIIFGAVLGFVIVSGVTG; translated from the coding sequence ATGGAACCGATCTATGAGTACGCCTGGATCATTCCAGTGTTGCCTCTAATGGGAGCAATGCTGGTGGGTCTGGGCCTAATCTCCTTCAACAAAGACATGAACCGTCTGCGGAAGGCGACCTCCACGTTTATCGTGTCGCTGATCGGCACAGCGATGGTTCTGTCCTTCAGTATTTTGTGGAGCCAGTGGCAGGGCCATGCTCCCTACACCCGCATGATTGAATGGGCCGCAGCGGGGGATTTTCGCCTGCAGATGGGCTACACGATCGATGCCCTCACCTCAATGATGCTGGTGGTGGTGACGACCGTAGCCTTTTTGGTGATGATCTACACCGATGGCTACATGTCCCACGACCCCAGCTATGTGCGGTTTTATGCCTATTTAAGTTTGTTTAGTTCCTCGATGCTGGGTTTGGTAATCAGCCCAAACCTAGTGCAGGTCTACGTCTTCTGGGAACTGGTGGGGATGTGTTCCTACCTGCTGATTGGCTTTTGGTACGATCGCAAGCCCGCAGCGGATGCTTGCCAAAAGGCATTTGTTACGAACCGGGTGGGCGACTTTGGCCTGTTGCTGGGGATCCTCGGGCTGTACTGGTGCACCCGTAGCTTTGACTTTGGCACGATCGGCGAGCGCCTCCAGGATCTTGTCGCCAATGGCACCATCAGCGGTGGACTCGCTGCCCTGTTAGCCATCCTGGTCTTTCTCGGCCCCGTCGCCAAGTCGGCCCAATTCCCCCTCCATGTTTGGCTACCAGACGCCATGGAAGGCCCCACTCCGATTTCTGCGCTGATTCACGCAGCAACGATGGTGGCCGCCGGTGTGTTTTTGATTGCCCGCATGTTCCCCGTCTTCGAGCACATTCCCGTTGCTATGGATGTGATTGCTTGGACGGGTGCGATTACGGCATTTATTGGAGCCACCACCGCGATTACGCAAAACGATATCAAGAAGGGCCTAGCCTACTCCACCATGTCGCAGTTGGGGTACATGGTGATGGCCATGGGCGTTGGAGCCTACAGTGCTGGGTTATTTCACCTGATGACCCATGCTTACTTCAAAGCCATGCTGTTCTTGGGATCGGGTTCCGTGATCCATGGGATGGAAGGCGTGGTCGGTCACAATCCGGCCTATGCCCAAGACATGCGACTGATGGGCGGGTTACGGAAATACATGCCCATCACCGCGATTACCTTTTTGATTGGAACCCTGGCCATTTGTGGGATTCCCCCCTTCGCCGGATTCTGGTCCAAGGATGAAATCCTACACCAAGCCTACGAAGCCAATCCTGCTCTCTGGGGTGTTGGGTTTGTCACGGCTGGCATCACAGCGTTCTATATGTTCCGCATGTACTTCAGCACCTTTGAGGGCGAGTTCCGGGGCCAAGATGCGGCGGTACTCAACCTAATTGAAGGGGAACAACTGCGCCGCATGGGCATTGCCGCTGGCCCCGGTGCGATGCATTCCAAGGAACTGAGCGCTAAGGCGGATCATGGCCACGATCACGATGATCACCATGCCAGCGAACCCCACGAATCGCCCATTACAATGACGCTGCCGTTGATGGTGTTGGCCGTGCCTTCGATCGGCATTGGTTTGCTAGGTACGCCCTTTGCCAACTACTTTGAAGCCTTTGTCCATGCACCGGGCGAAGTCTTCCATCAAGAAGCGGTGGATCTCCCGGAATTCTTGATCATGGGCGGTAGCTCGGTGGGCATTGGCCTGATTGGCATTACGATCGCGCTGATGATGTATCTCCAGAAGAAGATCGATCCTGCTAGCATCGCCGAAAAATTCCCCAGCTTGTATAACCTGTCTAAGAACAAGTGGTACTTTGACGAAATCTACGACGCAGTCTTTGTGAAAGGATCCCGTCGGATTGCCCGCCAAGTCTTAGAAGTGGACTACAAGGTTGTGGATGGTGTGGTTAACCTGACCGGCTTGGTGACGCTGTTGACAGGGGAAGGTCTGAAATACTTTGAAAATGGTCGGGCTCAATTCTATGCGCTGATCATTTTTGGTGCCGTTCTGGGCTTTGTCATTGTTTCAGGCGTTACGGGCTAG
- a CDS encoding gamma-glutamylcyclotransferase, with the protein MLNPSAINVFVYGTLKPGHAAYDRFCAGKTIAEVAAIVPGRLYHLPLGYPAMTLEPTREPPEPTREPPENASTPAAIAGFPAPIALPMTLPELLLTQNDGQSCVQGYCLTFHDPEILAVLDDYESHDWEELLRLYPQAPDGNDYQRIQHRVYTPLGQPLDLAWMYVMTPTQIDRLQGELIPNGNWLKP; encoded by the coding sequence ATGCTGAACCCGTCTGCTATCAACGTTTTTGTCTACGGCACGCTTAAACCAGGGCACGCGGCCTACGATCGCTTCTGCGCCGGAAAAACGATCGCAGAGGTTGCCGCGATCGTGCCAGGTCGTCTCTATCATCTCCCTTTGGGTTATCCTGCCATGACTTTAGAACCCACCAGGGAACCGCCAGAACCCACCAGGGAACCGCCGGAAAATGCATCCACACCAGCCGCGATCGCGGGTTTTCCCGCACCTATTGCTCTACCGATGACTCTACCTGAATTGCTGCTTACTCAAAATGATGGGCAGAGTTGCGTACAGGGGTACTGCTTAACGTTTCATGACCCCGAGATTTTAGCCGTGCTGGATGACTATGAAAGTCATGATTGGGAAGAGTTGCTGCGATTGTATCCCCAAGCGCCCGACGGCAATGACTATCAAAGGATCCAGCATCGAGTTTATACCCCGTTGGGACAGCCATTAGATCTAGCCTGGATGTATGTTATGACGCCGACTCAGATCGATCGGCTCCAAGGTGAACTGATCCCCAACGGTAACTGGCTCAAGCCCTAG
- a CDS encoding thioredoxin domain-containing protein, producing the protein MPSVINEQAFAQEVLQSSTPVLVHFWAPWCGVCRMIEPALERVRSEFGESLKLVGINADENLKLTSNYRITNLPTVLVFKEGRLLHRLEKLHRKDEVKSSLEKVISLIH; encoded by the coding sequence ATGCCATCGGTTATTAATGAACAGGCATTTGCCCAAGAGGTTCTCCAGTCTTCAACCCCTGTTTTAGTACACTTTTGGGCACCGTGGTGTGGGGTCTGTCGCATGATTGAACCTGCCCTAGAGCGCGTTCGATCGGAGTTTGGTGAATCCCTCAAGCTGGTGGGGATCAATGCCGATGAAAACCTCAAACTGACGAGTAACTATCGGATTACAAATTTACCAACTGTCCTGGTTTTTAAGGAAGGACGCCTATTACATCGACTTGAGAAGCTTCATCGCAAAGATGAAGTGAAGTCTTCCCTAGAGAAGGTTATATCCCTCATCCATTAG
- a CDS encoding L,D-transpeptidase: MVVKAQKSSLTRHLMLVFMVGGVIVGLGQRGDINRYAQALQSTIPSNPAPVSHSQDMGPRAYDTRLVVDLSDRVVYLYHHDKIKASYRVAIGQKGWETPTGNFRIQQMIPNPTWQHPLTDEIFPPGLKNPLGDRWIGFAADATMKIGFHGTREEKTIGQAVSHGCLRMTNRDVRTLYDAVSLGTLVTVRP; this comes from the coding sequence ATGGTTGTTAAGGCACAAAAATCAAGTCTGACTCGCCATTTGATGCTGGTATTCATGGTGGGTGGGGTGATCGTTGGATTAGGCCAGCGGGGAGATATCAACCGCTATGCCCAGGCTCTCCAATCGACGATTCCATCCAATCCAGCCCCGGTTTCCCACAGCCAGGACATGGGGCCTCGTGCCTATGACACGCGCTTAGTGGTGGATCTGAGCGATCGCGTCGTCTATCTCTACCACCACGACAAAATTAAGGCAAGCTATCGCGTTGCGATCGGTCAAAAAGGCTGGGAAACGCCGACCGGCAATTTTCGCATTCAGCAAATGATCCCGAATCCCACCTGGCAGCATCCACTCACGGACGAAATTTTTCCACCAGGATTAAAAAATCCCCTCGGCGATCGCTGGATTGGGTTTGCTGCCGATGCCACGATGAAAATTGGCTTCCATGGCACTCGCGAAGAAAAAACGATTGGGCAGGCGGTTTCCCATGGGTGCCTGCGGATGACGAATCGAGATGTGCGGACGCTCTACGATGCAGTCTCCCTGGGAACCTTGGTCACCGTCCGTCCCTAA
- a CDS encoding NAD(P)H-quinone oxidoreductase subunit 4 translates to MLTANFPWLTTIILFPIAASLLIPFIPDKDGKTVRWYALIVGLIDFVLTVAAFYLGYDLNNPDLQLFERYAWVPQLDLNWSVGADGLSMPLILLTSFITTLAILASWPVSFKPKLFYFLMLIMYGGQIMVFAVQDMLLFFLAWEMELIPVYLMLSIWGGKKRLYAATKFILYTAGGSLFILVAALAMAFYGDTVTFDMRSLMAKDLPVNFQLWMYGAFLIAYAVKLPIIPLHTWLPDAHGEATAPVHMLLAGILLKMGGYAIVRMNAEMLPGAHGIIAPVLVILGVVNIIYAALTSFAQRNLKRKIAYSSISHMGFVTIGIASFTDLGLSGAVLQMVSHGLIGASLFFLVGSTYDRTHTLMLDEMGGVGQKMPKIFSMFTACSLASLALPGMSGFVAELMVFVGFATSDAYSLTFRIIIVLLAAIGVILTPVYLLSMLREIFYGPENSELTSHQVLIDAEPREVFIIACLLVPIIGIGFYPKLLTQIYDSKTVQLTEKLRSNVPALAQGSSQEPLALREAIVQPAPIVLQ, encoded by the coding sequence ATGTTGACAGCTAACTTTCCCTGGCTGACGACAATCATTCTGTTTCCGATCGCGGCCTCGCTGCTGATCCCCTTCATCCCAGACAAAGACGGTAAAACTGTCCGCTGGTATGCACTGATTGTCGGGCTGATTGATTTTGTATTGACCGTCGCAGCCTTCTACCTGGGGTACGACCTCAACAACCCAGACCTGCAACTCTTCGAGCGCTATGCTTGGGTGCCGCAACTGGATCTCAACTGGTCGGTGGGAGCGGATGGCCTGTCCATGCCACTGATTCTGCTGACAAGCTTCATCACCACCTTGGCGATTCTGGCGTCTTGGCCCGTCAGCTTTAAGCCCAAGCTGTTTTATTTCCTCATGCTCATCATGTACGGCGGCCAAATCATGGTGTTTGCTGTGCAGGATATGCTGCTATTTTTCCTAGCTTGGGAAATGGAGCTGATTCCCGTTTACCTCATGCTCTCCATTTGGGGTGGGAAAAAACGGCTCTATGCCGCCACCAAGTTCATTCTCTACACGGCAGGCGGATCCCTCTTCATCCTGGTCGCTGCCCTGGCAATGGCCTTCTATGGCGATACCGTTACCTTTGACATGCGATCGCTCATGGCCAAGGACTTGCCTGTCAACTTCCAATTGTGGATGTATGGGGCTTTTTTAATTGCCTATGCGGTCAAACTGCCCATCATTCCCCTGCATACTTGGCTGCCGGATGCCCACGGTGAGGCAACGGCCCCCGTTCACATGTTGTTGGCGGGCATTCTGCTCAAAATGGGTGGCTATGCGATCGTCCGAATGAACGCAGAAATGCTCCCCGGTGCCCATGGCATTATTGCCCCGGTGCTCGTCATTCTGGGGGTGGTGAATATTATCTACGCCGCCCTCACCTCCTTTGCCCAACGCAACCTAAAACGCAAAATTGCCTATTCGTCGATTTCCCACATGGGATTTGTGACGATCGGCATCGCCTCATTTACCGACCTGGGCCTCAGCGGTGCGGTGCTGCAAATGGTTTCCCACGGGTTGATCGGAGCGAGTCTCTTCTTCCTGGTGGGTTCCACCTACGATCGCACCCATACCCTGATGCTGGATGAAATGGGGGGCGTCGGCCAGAAAATGCCGAAAATTTTCTCCATGTTCACGGCCTGTTCCTTGGCCTCCTTGGCCTTACCTGGCATGAGCGGCTTTGTGGCGGAACTGATGGTCTTCGTTGGCTTTGCGACCAGCGATGCCTACTCGCTGACCTTCCGCATCATTATCGTGCTGTTGGCGGCGATCGGGGTTATCCTGACCCCCGTTTACCTGCTCTCCATGCTACGGGAGATTTTCTACGGCCCAGAAAACAGTGAACTCACCTCCCACCAGGTTCTAATTGACGCCGAACCTCGGGAAGTGTTCATCATTGCTTGTTTGCTTGTACCGATTATCGGCATTGGCTTTTATCCCAAGCTGCTGACCCAAATCTACGACTCTAAAACAGTGCAACTGACGGAAAAACTGCGGAGCAATGTGCCAGCGCTGGCCCAAGGCAGCAGTCAGGAACCGTTGGCGTTACGGGAAGCGATCGTGCAACCTGCACCGATTGTGCTTCAGTGA
- a CDS encoding sigma-70 family RNA polymerase sigma factor, giving the protein MSQPISASWSAVEVMVPQTSVQVDKLSNYDLVLQCQTGHRPERAAFAELMRRHQSHVDKVLYHLAPDWQDRSDLAQEVWIRVYRNIKRLQEPVKFRGWLSRIATNLFYDELRKRKRNAAPLSLDAPLSVEDGEVDWEIASDAPGPVEEMTSREFYDQLKLAIADLPEVFRTTIVLREIEGMAYEEIAEITGVSLGTVKSRIARARLRLQEQLQPYLEG; this is encoded by the coding sequence ATGAGTCAGCCTATTTCTGCGTCCTGGTCTGCGGTTGAGGTCATGGTTCCTCAAACGTCTGTGCAAGTCGATAAACTCTCTAACTACGATTTGGTGCTGCAATGCCAAACGGGGCATCGCCCAGAGCGAGCTGCGTTTGCCGAATTGATGCGTCGGCATCAATCCCATGTGGACAAAGTACTGTACCATTTGGCACCGGACTGGCAGGATCGGTCGGACTTAGCCCAGGAAGTTTGGATCCGTGTCTATCGCAACATCAAGCGACTGCAAGAACCCGTTAAATTTCGGGGTTGGCTGAGTCGGATTGCCACTAACTTGTTCTACGACGAGTTGCGCAAGCGGAAACGGAATGCGGCCCCCCTATCCCTAGATGCCCCCTTATCCGTGGAAGATGGAGAGGTGGACTGGGAAATTGCCTCCGATGCACCGGGGCCTGTCGAAGAGATGACCAGTCGGGAATTCTATGATCAGCTAAAACTAGCGATCGCAGATTTACCGGAGGTGTTTCGCACCACCATTGTCCTACGGGAGATTGAAGGGATGGCCTATGAAGAAATTGCTGAAATCACTGGAGTTTCTCTCGGGACCGTGAAATCTCGCATCGCCCGTGCTCGCCTTCGCCTACAAGAACAACTTCAACCTTATTTAGAGGGATGA
- a CDS encoding V4R domain-containing protein: MISVEDLLVKNTLPGSYYAHQAYFRGDLEMGLLENRRGDRLLAIPKSLIQAIYSGLNQETGQASRLVLFNCGRWWGKNFYNRFRDEVSNYYSVPIADMRMAEFLQCLRHCWATYGWGKLEFDQTYHQRGFLVIKTQNSSFVDHGLEGQSLPVCSLEAGVLSAFFSQLTGRDLHCVQTDCESLGAESNTFVIGLRKRLEPAEAMVENGLDHNSIMPRLCA, encoded by the coding sequence ATGATTTCTGTTGAGGATCTACTGGTCAAGAACACACTGCCAGGAAGTTACTACGCCCATCAAGCTTATTTCCGGGGTGACTTGGAAATGGGATTGCTGGAAAATCGACGGGGCGATCGACTTCTGGCCATTCCGAAGAGTTTGATCCAAGCGATTTACTCCGGCCTGAACCAAGAAACGGGACAAGCCTCTCGCCTAGTTTTATTTAACTGTGGCCGCTGGTGGGGCAAAAACTTCTACAACCGCTTTCGGGATGAAGTCTCTAACTACTACAGTGTGCCGATCGCGGATATGCGCATGGCCGAATTCTTGCAATGCCTAAGACATTGCTGGGCCACCTACGGTTGGGGCAAATTGGAATTCGATCAAACCTACCATCAGCGTGGATTTCTAGTCATTAAGACGCAGAACTCTAGCTTTGTAGACCATGGCCTAGAAGGGCAATCTTTGCCAGTCTGTTCCCTGGAAGCCGGGGTCTTATCGGCCTTTTTTAGCCAACTGACAGGGCGGGATCTCCATTGCGTGCAAACCGATTGTGAATCCTTGGGTGCTGAGTCCAACACCTTTGTAATTGGGTTGCGGAAACGCTTAGAACCCGCAGAAGCCATGGTAGAAAACGGTCTTGACCACAACTCCATCATGCCTCGTCTATGCGCCTAA
- a CDS encoding phycobilisome protein, whose product MLSQMQRLSVEADGRYATDEELKFLATYLRSYDQRLQTYQKLQSAETPLIQQVYDRVREKDPSTFRNGNTDYTQICKRDMAMNLRYAALAMLLDDTDTLREKHLFWCQTIMRACGIQRKCNLIYSTMQEVTQKQIDPAQARLINVVLEQTQRLLGGV is encoded by the coding sequence ATGCTAAGTCAGATGCAGCGTCTGAGCGTTGAGGCCGATGGTCGTTACGCGACCGATGAAGAACTCAAATTTTTAGCGACCTATTTGAGGTCTTACGATCAGCGCTTACAAACCTATCAGAAACTGCAAAGTGCAGAAACTCCCCTGATTCAGCAGGTTTACGATCGTGTGCGCGAAAAGGATCCAAGCACATTCCGGAATGGGAATACCGATTACACCCAGATCTGCAAGCGTGATATGGCGATGAACTTGCGGTACGCAGCGCTAGCGATGCTCCTCGATGACACAGATACCCTGCGAGAAAAGCATCTGTTTTGGTGCCAAACCATTATGCGAGCCTGCGGGATTCAACGGAAGTGCAACTTGATCTATTCAACGATGCAAGAGGTCACCCAAAAGCAGATCGACCCTGCTCAAGCTCGTTTGATTAACGTCGTCCTCGAACAAACGCAGCGATTGCTAGGTGGCGTTTAA
- a CDS encoding NnrU family protein: MALDWLTPSHFVILGFLVCFAIVHSGLAALRPIGEAKIGARAYRIVFALASLGLAVPMVIYFFNHRYDGAQLWNLQGVPGVQTTIWILSAISFLFLYPATFNLLEVAAIQKPQVHLYETGIIRISRHPQMVGQVIWCFAHLLWLGTSFMVVTCAGLVAHHLFAVWHGDRRLTQRYGDAFTQVKARTSVVPFLAIVQGRQSLKLQEFLRPAYLGVSGFVLLFWWLHPLLIQGTSRLYW, translated from the coding sequence ATGGCCTTGGATTGGTTAACGCCTAGCCACTTTGTGATTCTGGGATTTCTAGTTTGCTTTGCGATCGTCCACAGTGGGTTGGCAGCCCTCAGACCGATCGGAGAAGCCAAGATTGGCGCAAGGGCCTATCGGATTGTGTTCGCCTTAGCCAGCTTGGGGTTGGCCGTGCCCATGGTGATTTATTTTTTCAATCACCGTTACGACGGGGCACAACTTTGGAATCTGCAAGGGGTTCCTGGCGTGCAGACGACGATCTGGATTTTATCGGCCATTTCCTTCCTATTCCTCTATCCTGCAACCTTTAATCTGCTGGAAGTCGCGGCCATTCAAAAGCCCCAGGTACACCTCTACGAAACCGGTATTATCCGCATTAGCCGCCATCCCCAAATGGTGGGCCAAGTCATCTGGTGTTTTGCCCATTTACTCTGGTTAGGAACGAGTTTCATGGTCGTCACCTGTGCTGGGTTGGTCGCGCACCATCTCTTTGCAGTCTGGCATGGCGATCGACGCCTGACCCAGCGCTACGGTGATGCCTTCACTCAGGTCAAGGCCCGTACTTCTGTGGTTCCCTTTTTAGCAATTGTTCAGGGTCGCCAAAGTCTGAAATTGCAGGAATTTTTGCGGCCTGCTTACCTAGGGGTAAGCGGATTTGTTCTCCTGTTCTGGTGGTTGCATCCACTACTGATCCAGGGAACGAGTCGCTTGTACTGGTAA